The window gtacaagtttttgaCACAAAAGGCTGcatattatattatttcatttgtatgaaatgtcaGGAGTAGACAAATGCATACAGAAAACAGATTATTGATTGTAAAGGCTTGGGGAAAGGAGATTTGGGAGTGTTTGCTCGATAAATACAGGCTTTCCTTTTGGATAAAATGTTCTGGAACATGAAAGGGGATAGTGGCAGTCATTGACaaaaaaatgttctggaactagaTGGTGGTGATAGTTGCAAAATACTCAGAATATACTAAATATCActaaagataaattttatattatgtgtatttAACTGCAAACAAAATTAGTAAGAAGTGAAAAATATccaaaaacatataaagaaggaAATGCATAAACTCCTTCTTTATTCTCAATCCCTGATGTAGCCAGCGTTAGTCTACTCtgttattatttgatttttgcaAAATTAAGATCATATAATACACATGACACAAGTTTGCTTTTCATTTGATGTTTTATTGTAGACACTTTAGTGTATTCAAATTCAAGTATTTCTTTTCATGACAgctgtattttttaatgtaagagtATTCTGTAACTTATATAATTCCTTTCCTAATAGgtaatcagatttttttcccttatttttcccactgcttactctgctaaaataaatattattttcatagttTAAAGGAtcactgcttttatttccatgaaTTGATTCTCAAAAGAAAGATTTATGAGTCAAATGACATTGAAGAAATGTATACTTTAATTTTAGAAGTTATTGCCAAGATATTGGGTTTGTTTGATTTTAGCACTGCAGTTTATACATTCATCAAtgatatgcatgtgtgctaagttgcttcagccatatctgactctttgttatactatggacgatagcctgccagaatcctctgtccatggggattctccaggcaagaatactgaagtgggttgccatgccctccttcaggggatcttccccacccagatatcaaaccctcatctcttatgtcttctgtattggcaggtaggttctttaacactagcaccacctgggaagccccatccatGATACAAAATATCcctaaatattcttcaaaattttGATCAATTTGATGAGCAAAAAtggcattgatttttattttaatatgcagTTCCCTGGCCATTAATGAGGTTAAATATTTCTCATATGTTTATTTGTTGTTAGGTGTAATTTATTCTAGGAATTActtattaaggtttttttttttttttttttggccacttttTTCCCTattgaaattttttattattaatttactggagatatttcaaaatactttttgcATAAGGTTACAGACAAGGATtgaagttatttatttactttccatATAGATGTGCATTCATGCTtagtttcttcagtcatgtccgactctttgcaaccttatagactgaagcccaccaggctcctctgtccatgagattctctaggcaagaatgctggagtgggttgccatgtcctgctccaggggatcttcccgacccaaggatccaacctgatctcctgtgtctcttgcattgcagtcaggtcctctaccactgaaccactggaacAAAGAACAATTGTTAGACAGTCTTTTGTTAAAAGGGCTCTTCTTTCCTATCAAATTATTTTGGTACCTTGTTTGAAAATCAGTTATCATATATGTGAAGTTTTTCTGGACTTTCCATTCTGTTCCATGAATCTATTTTTTAGGCAAACACAATACTCTaatgattactatagctttataataagtgTTGAAAACAGATTTTGTGACCCTAACAAATTTGTTCTGTTCACATTGCTTCAGTGATCTTAGGTTATTTGaaatttcatattaattttaaaatcaatttaggCCTGCTGGGATAATGATTAGCATGATGTTAAATGTATACAACAATTAGGAGATAACGAACTTGTTCACAGAATTGTGTCTGTTTATCTCTGAGCACAGTCTGGTTCCCATCATCTCTTCATCCTTGGACCCAGGAAGATGGATAAAGAGCAATGGGGGAGTTATGCATTGAATCTTAAAGCTTCTGCTCAAATGTGGCACATGTGGCACATAACTTCTGCccaaattatgttgaataaataagTCATGTTTCCAAGGCtttggtaaaaaacaaaacaaaatgggaaTTATGCTCTTCTTACAGCAATGGAGGGTCTCTGAAGAGATAAACTAAGtagaattatttaatttaataatttcctGCCTTCAAATTCTCTCTTCTCAAATCATCTGTGTAAATCCTTACAAAATACTGATTTCAAGTCACCATAACTCTGCCTATAGTCTTACAATGAGCCTTTATCATCTTTTACATCAAATCATATTTGAGAGTGGCATTCTTATTCTTCTAAACTGCTAACTGAATATCTTGTTCCTGCAAATAAGTTCCACTATTTCATTTCCCACATACTTTTTTCCCTTACCAAAcaaaattttagttttcattataAGTCAAGTTCATGATATTTCTTCTGTAAGAACATATTCTTGATTGATTAAGCACACCACAATTTTTCCCTTATCTAAAATCCAGTGCACTCTTTATCACTAAGAATTGGTTGAAAACTTGATATATTTGACTGCACTCTTTCacaaattgttttatttatgaaTGTTCAGTAACTCCAAAAAATTATGCATtacttaaagcagaaataaatgttcctGGATTTTATTCTCACATGGCCTCTAGAACAAGGTTAGATAATCAAGAGTGCTCATTAAAATTTGTTAGCATCTCCTTCTATCTTCTAAATGTTGGCTTTTCCAACTTCCAACCCCTGAATCTCTCAGGTCAAGGTGAAAACAATCATTGTACATTCCCATGAGAAAATTAATATATCTTCCTGTTGTGAACTAAATCATACCACTTTTGTTGTTCAAAAGATCCCATTGAAATATGATTTCTTGGTCAATTCCCAAGTCCCTACAACATCCATTTTATCTACAGCTGCTACACAGCTAATGATTCACCTaggtcatttatttatatttaaaactaaCTCCTCTACATTCTCTGTCAGAGCCTACTCAACACTGTGTATACTATAAAGCCCTGATTCTGCTAGAGATCTGGTAAGCAAAAgtgctcttttctttttgtgtgtgtgtctttcctACTTCCACCTTCTACTTCTGGAGGATTAGATCATTAAAACAGTTTGCATATGTTGGCATATATGAAGGAAGAATTCAAACAGAAGTGGGACTAAGCCTTAAGGCTTATTCCCATAGAAGTGATATGACATATCCTGTAGAAGACAAGGTAAAATTTTAAGTCATGTAATCATGTAATCACAAGTATTTGTAGGAGGAACATACtcctatttaaggaaaaaaagaaatagaggagcagttaaatgcctttctttggggtagTGGCTATATTGCAATATACTTGATACTCagtcttgttcagttcagttcagttcagtcactctttgtgaccccataggttgcagcatgtcagacttccctgttcatcaccaccctggagtttgctcaaactcatgtccaccgagatggtgatgccatccaaccatctcatcctctgttgtccctttctcctcctgccttcaatctttctcagcatcagagtcttttcaaatgagtcagttcttcgcctcaggtggccaaagtattagagtttcagctgcatcagtccttccaatgaatattcaggcctgatttcctttaggatggactggtgttggatctccttgcagtccaagggactctcaagggtcttctccaataccacagttcaaaagcatcagttctttggtgctcagctatctttatagtccaaccctcacatccatacatgactactggaaaaaccatagccttgactagatggacttttgttggcaaagtaatgtctctgctttttaatatactgtctaggttggtcataacttttcttccaaggagtaagcatcttttaattttatgactgcagtcaccatctgcagtgattttggagctccccaaaataaagtctgtcactgtttccactgtttccccatctatttcccatgaagtgattggactagatgtcatgatcttagttttctgaatgttgagctttaagccaacatttcactttcatcaagaggctctttagttcttcctctctttctgccataagggttgtgtcatctccatatctgaagttattgatgtttcttctaacaatcttgattccagcttgtgcttcatccagtccagcatttctcatgatgtactctgcatataagttaaataagcaggatgacaatatacagcctctgtgtacttctttccctatttggaaccagtctgttgttccatgtccagttctaactgttgcttcctgatctgcatacaggtttctcaagaggcaggtcaggtggtctggtatgcccatctttttcagaattttccacagtttattgtgatccacacagtcaaaggctttggcgtagtcaataaagcataaggagatgtttttctggaactctgttgctttttcatgatctagcgaatgttggcaatttgacctctgattcctctgccttttgtaaattcagcttgaacatctggaagtttgtggttcacatactattgaatcctggtttggagaattttgagcattactttactattgtgtgagatgagtgcaattgtgcggtagtttgagcattctttggcattgcctttctttgggactggaataaaaactgaccttttccagtcctgtggccactgctgagttttccaatttgctggcatattgagtgcagcattttcaaagcatcatcttctaggttttgaaatagctcaattggaattccatcacctctactagctttgttcatagaatgcttcctaaggctcacttcactttgcattccaggctgtctggctctaggcgagtcataatactatcatgattatctgggtcatgaagatctttttttgtatagttcatttgtgtattcttgccacatcttcttaataacttctgcttctgttaggtccatactatttctgttctttattgtgcccatctttgcatggaatgttccctcaatatctctagttttcttgacgagatctctagtctttcccattctattgttttcctctgtttctttgcactgatcactgaggaaggctttcttatctctccttgctattctttggaactctgcattcaaatgggtatatctttccttttctcctttgccttttgcttctcttcttttcacagctatttgtaaagcttcctcagacaaccattttgccttttgcatttctttttcttggggatggtcttgatcactaccttctgtacaatgtcatgaatctccacccataattcttcaggcactctatcagatctaatcccttgaatctatttctcacttccactgtataatcataagggatttgatttaggtcatacctgaatggtctagtggttttccctactttcttcagtttaagtctgagtttggcaataagtagttcatgattcGAGtgacagtcagctctcagtcttgttttttgctgactttataaaaCTTCTTAGTTTGGGTAAATATCAACAAAActaattttctctgtgtttttggtAGGTCTCAATCAGATGAATTTTATCCTTAAATATGTTAATAATTCTCTATATATTTATGAGTTTTGCAACTGTCAACTTAAGTCTGTCCATAATGTTGCTTAAGAGCCCATGTCACTTACATGcgatataatttttaatgttctttcacGATGAATAACCTTATGGAAATCCATACTTTCAGTATGGATAAGTTTCTAAATGActaaacctgtgtgtgtgtatgtgtgtgtgtgcatttaacaCACAGTCAGGCCAGAGTAAGTGCTTCCTTAATGTGagttcttatctttaaaattacaCAGGCTAATCTCATTTGGATTTCCACTAGCACTAGGAAGGAAAGTGCTATTTTCAACATCTATGCCTTAAGTGGTGTTTCACCACAATCCCTAATATCCTACCTTTCAAATCAATATAGCCAGTGAAAGTGGCTAAAGATAAGTTTTCCTAGAGGAAACAAAGTCTATGAAAATGAATCTGGGAAATAGAGCCTTCACTTCAATAGAATCATAttttctcttgaatttttttctttttctttgatgcaGATTTCCAACTATCAGTTAGGACGATGGATGTGGTGAACGAGTCTAcagtttctgattttgttttgctAGGACTCTCTAAATCCTGGAAACTACAGACATTTTTCTTTGTGGTGTTTTCACTGTTTTATGTGGCAACAATGGTGGGTAATAGCCTCATAGTCATCACAGTGATAGCTGACTCTCATCTGCACTTCCCCATGTACTTCCTGCTCACCAACCTTTCCATTATTGATATGTCTCTTGCTTCCTTTGCAACCCCTAAGATGATCACAGACTACCTCAGTGGACACAAAACCATCTCCTTTGGTGGTTGCATCACCCAGATATTTTTTCTACACCTTTTTACTGGCACTGAGATTATTTTACTAATGGCTATGTCTTTTGATAGGTATATTGCAATATGCAAGCCTCTCCACTATGCTTCAATCATAAGTCCCCAGATGTGTGTTGCCCTTGTGGTGGTCTCCTGGGTTGTAGGAGTCATGCATTCCATGAGCCAGGTCATATTTGCTCTCACATTGCCATTCTGTGGTCCCAATGAGGTAGATAGCTTTTTCTGTGACCTTCCTGTGGTGTTCCAACTAGCATGTGTAAATACTTATGCCCTGGGCCTCTTTATGATCTCAACCAGTGGCATCATT of the Muntiacus reevesi chromosome 7, mMunRee1.1, whole genome shotgun sequence genome contains:
- the LOC136172313 gene encoding olfactory receptor 4K2; translation: MDVVNESTVSDFVLLGLSKSWKLQTFFFVVFSLFYVATMVGNSLIVITVIADSHLHFPMYFLLTNLSIIDMSLASFATPKMITDYLSGHKTISFGGCITQIFFLHLFTGTEIILLMAMSFDRYIAICKPLHYASIISPQMCVALVVVSWVVGVMHSMSQVIFALTLPFCGPNEVDSFFCDLPVVFQLACVNTYALGLFMISTSGIIALSCFILLFSSYVIVLVTVRNHASKGTSKLLSTCTAHFVVVFMFFGPCIFIYMWPLSSFLIEKILSVFYTIFTPILNPVIYTLRNQEVKTAMRKLKNKLLNSNKATPLHCF